The Nitrospirota bacterium genome contains the following window.
GTCAGCACTCACCCTTGGTTCGCGATCCCGCGATCCGAAGATATCTTAATAGCCGCCGGTTACCGCCTTCTTCTGCACCTTGTCGCCCTTGATCTCTACATCCTGGCCGACCTTGGCTTCCTTCGGGTTCTTCACCTCGACGGTGGTCTCCTTGCCGTCAGCGGTCTTGACCGTGACCTTGCTCCCCTCGACCTTGGTAACTTTGCCCTTTACATCAGCGGCAAACGCAAGTCCGACGACGCCGAGGGTAAATACGATAGCAACCAGCAAAACGAGAATGGATTTCAGCTTCATTCCTGTTCACCTCCTTTCTGCAATAGTATTGAAATACAGCAACAGATGTGCCATCGGAATAACTATCGATAATTGTACACTATTTCATTTTCACAGACAACATCTATTTACCATTCTGGGGAGCTCGCTCCTCATTCGAGGAAACGGCAGAGAGACGAGGGAGCTGATCGGCGGGCTCAGTCGAGGAGCTCTCTCAGGTGAAGGGCAAGCTCCGGATTGAGCTTTTCGAGCTCCTGGACCACCTCTTCACGGATATACGGAGGATAGGGTCTCAGCTTTTTCTCGGCTTTCCTGACGTCCAGAATACTGTAATCGATGAACGTACAGTCATCGGGGAAGTCCATTCACCTGGTACTGGAGCAGGATTCTTTCAGGTACTTCAGCCCTTTGGGAGTCTTCCTGTGCAGCTCGTTCGCGAGGGGCTTTACATAGAGGGCCAGCAGATGGCCCGTGAGCCTGAGGTCGTGTCTCCGCTCACGGCGGAGGTGCGGCGTATGCGCAGCCGTCTCCCCGCGGCCGAAGACAGACGAAAAAAAGGATGACGCCTTTCGGGCCAGCCTGCCGAGCACATGACGCACCCCGTTCCGCACGCGAGCATCCGCCCTATTGTTCGGAGAGGCAGTCTCCCTCTCTTCCCCGCTGCATCCCTGCCGGGGCGAACGCGTCATTGTATACCGAGCTCTTTGAGCCTTTTCCACAAGGTAACCCTGCTGATCCCGAGATGTTTCGCGGTCAGGGTCTTGTTACCCCTGAACTGGGCAAGAACCGAGCGTATCCTCTCGCCGTCGACGCTCTGCTCGCCCTCATCCGCCTTCCGTTCGTGGAAAACGTAATCGGGGAGGTCCGACACATTGACGGCATCGCCCTTGCAGGTGATCGCGCAGTGCTCGAGTGCGTTGATAAGCTGCCGCACATTGCCGGGCCAGGTATAGTTTTCGATGATATCCATTGCCGCGGGGTTGACGCGCCGGATAGTTTTGTTATTTATATAAGATATTTTTCTCAGGTAGTGAGCAACGATAATGGGGATATCTTCGACCCGCTCCCTGAGCGGCGGCACCTTGATGATAATGGAGTTCACCCGGTAGAGGAGGTCCTCCCTGAACTCATCATTGGAGGCGAGACCGTGCAGGTCCTTGTTGGTCGCCGAAATGAGCCGTATGTTCACCGGGACCGGCGTATGCTCTCCGACGCGCTCGACCACTTTCTCTTCGAGGACCCTCAGCAGCTTCACCTGCATGATCTTCGGCATGTCCCCTATCTCGTCGAGGAAGATGCTGCCGTTGTCCGCTGCCTCGAACCTTCCCGTCCTGTCGTTTATGGCGCCGGTAAAAGAGCCCTTCTTGTGGCCGAAGAGCTCGCTCTCGAGCAGATGGGCGTTCAGCGCACCGCAGTTCATCGCTATGAACGGCCCGTCCTTGCGCCTGCTGAGCTTGTGGATGGCGTGGGCGACGAGGTTCTTGCCGGAGCCGCTTTCGCCGGTTATCAAAACAGGGGCCTCGCTCATGGCTGCATTGCGTATCTGCTCGAAGAGCTTCTGCATCGGCGTGCTCTTCCCCAGAAGGCCCATGAACCAGTACTCTTCCCGCAGCTCCTGTTTCAGCTCTTCGAGCTCCAGTTCCTTTAAATAGAGCGAGGTGATATCGGTCATCGTTTCCACCGCCCCTACTATTTCGCCCGCCTCGTTCCTCAGGACGACGGCGTTCTTCAGCAGATACACCGCCCTTCCGTCGCCGGACCTTATCCGGCACCTCTTATTGCACACAGCTCCCTTGGTGAAAAGCCCGCAGCTCTTCTTCCGCCCCGACTCCGTCAGGACCACGCAGGTGTCGCTGTCGAGTATGATGCAGGGTTTCCCGGCGACCTCTTCCCTGCGATAGCCGGTTATCTCTTCAGCCGCCCTGTTGAAGAACAGGATATTCCCTTCGATATCGACCACCATAAGACCGTCTCTCATGGTCTCGAAGACCTCGTGCAAGAACTTCGGATCTTTCAGCAGCTCTTCTATCATGGCGAGAAGTGTTAAACTTGTTAATTTTTTGTTAACGTTAACGATTAATAGTTAACAAATTAACATCTTTATGTCAATAGAAAAATATGCAGAGTCACTCAAACCTTTGAATTATAATGATATTATAAAAATGATTCGGCAGGCATATGATTTGCAATATACGATGCAAAGCAGCAAGGGCATGACCCTTAAAAATTTTTGAACGGGAGGTAGCGATGAAAAAGGTCTTGATAGCAGTTGACGGCACCAATGACTCAAAGGCGATACTTTCGGTCTTCCGGAACCTGGTCCGGCCGCCCGAAAAGATCGTTCTGCTCCATGTGAACCAGCTGGAGGGCAATTCGATGATGATCGACATGCTCAGCGATTCCGAGGTTGAGACGCTGAAGGAGTCGGTAAAGGGCACGGAGCACCTCGACAAGCTGAACAGGAGAGCGGAGAGGATCCTTACGCATTACAAGAAAGAGCTCGAGCACGGCGGATTGATCAGCATCAAAACCGTCGTACGGGACGGACGTCCCGCGGACGAGATACTCTCCGTCGCCGAAGAAGAGGGTGCGGACCTTATTGTCGTAGGATGCAGCGGCAAGTCCCGGCTGCAGAAGCTCGTGACCGGCTGCGCATCAAGAGATATCGAGAAGAACGCGAAAGTGCCCGTACTGGTTGCGAAAGGCAACGGGTGCGGAGATCATGCGCATGTCTGGAGGGAATCGTATGCAGTTCAGTAGCATCCTATCAGTGCTGACCGCCATTGCCCTCGGCGGGGCGCTTGGATTCATACTGCAGAGAGGGCGCTTCTGCCTCAATTCGGCATTCAGAGATATCGTGTTTATCAAGGACTATACCCTCTTCAGGGCATACCTGTTGAGCCTGGTCATCGCCATCATAGGGACGAACCTTCTTGAAGACGCCGGTCTCCTCATGGCCTTCGACCCGGAGACCAGTGAATTCGTTACGGTAAGCCTCATGAGGCAGCGCTTCGTCCCCATAGCCAATATCATCGGCGGGTTCCTCTTCGGAATAGGGATCGTGCTTGCCGGCGGCTGCGCAAGCGGTATCGTCTACCGGCTCGGTGAGGGCCAGGTGGCCGCGCTCGTCGCGACTATCGGGTTCTTCTTCGGGGTGGTCATGACCCTGGAAGGCATGCTGAACCCCCTCTATGCGTACCTGAAGAGCTTCAGCATCGATGTCTCCGGCGTCGCCAATCCCGCCCTGTGGGACCTCTTCGGCGGCGGACCGCTCGCGAAATGGGGCACCATCGGTGTCCTGTCCGTCGCCATGCTCGCCTTTGTGTTAACGGGCAAACCTTTCCTGAAGAACAAGGCGAAAGGATATTCCTGGACGCTAACCGGCATCCTCATAGGCGTGCTGACCATCAGCGCCTGGTGGATATCGTCCTATTTCGGCGGGGTCCCGAGAGGGCTTGCGATCACCACGCCGATTCGCGAGCTCTTCAACGCCGTCCTGTACAAGAGCTCCCATTCGCCGTTCCCGGAGTTCAGCTTCCTGGGGATATTCACCGGCACCTGGGGCGTGTTCTTCATCTTCGCCGTGCCCCTCGGCGCGCTGGTGAGCTCGGTCGGCCTCAAGGAGTTCAAGTGGAAGATACCGACAGCGCAGGAGCTCCTCACCGTCTTTTTCGGGAGCATCCTCATGGGAATCGGCGCGGTGATTGCCGGCGGGTGCAATCTCGGCCACGGCGTTACCGGGTTCTCCACGCTGTCCGTATCGAGCATCGTCTCGATCATCGCTATCATCCTCGGCAACTGGACCATGGTGTACTTCAAGTTCATAAAGCCGATGAACGAATAAACGCGGACTGTTCCAGGGGGCCGCTCGCCATGCAGCGGCCCCCTTCCCTTCCCCCCGCCTCTTCGGCGCGCCCCCCCTTCCGGCAGCACAAATGATAAAAATACGTTTTACTTTTCTTGCCCGAGTATGCTAAAAATGTGAATATCCCGCAAACGGGTAAAATCCGTTCAGCAGAAGCTCTGGCTGGGCGGTATAGATATCCGTCCAACGAGGGGATAGTCTGCATTCAAAACCGGGGTCAGAAAGGGAGGCAGAAATGGCGAAAAAGATTGCTGTGCTGGTAAGGGACCGGCAGGGTGAAGCCCTCAGAATGTCGGTGGGCATTACGCTCATGGACGACGTCATCGACACCTACGTGCTGGACAGGAAGGTCGAAGACACGGAGGACAACACCCTGAACGTCGAGACCATGGGGGACATGGACATGAAGCTCTACACCAACACCAAGGAAAACGGGGGGATGGAGTATCTTTCCACCGAGGAGATCGCGCAGAAACTCCTCGAGTACGATCATATTATTCCTTATTGATCCGGCTTTATTACGTGAGCATCACCCAGTACATCAAGAACTAATAACCGAAGGGGGCCTGTATGAAAATTCTGTATCTCGTCAAGCACGATGCCGACGGAACATTGAAGAAGATCATGGACGAGCATAAAAAGGCGCATGACGTAACGGTTGTAGACATAAGAACGGACAAGGACTACAATCAGATCATCGACCTTATCGCCGGCAGCGACAAGGTCATCTCATGGTAACAGCGGCATACTAAACCTATCAGGGAGAATACAGATGAAACTCGGAATGCTGGTCAATACGAACAAGAATCTCGATGCCGTTGTAGGGCTGACGAAGGCCGCGCTTTCGAAGGGGCACGAAGTGGTGATCTTCACGATGGACGAAGGGACGAAGCTCTTCGGCAATCCCGCTTACACCGCCTTGTGCGGAATGAAGGGCGTATCGATGAGCTTCTGCGACCACAGCGCAAAGGGGCTGAACGCCCCGACCCAGGGGGTGCCCGCGGAGATAGTCTGCGGCAGCCAGTTCAACAACGCTGCCATGGACCACGAGTCCGATAAAGTGATCGTCCTTTAGCAGCGACGCACGACGACGGGGAGGAGGTGAGCCGGACAGCGGCGCCGTGATTGAGAAGGGGAACCATTCCGCCGGACGGATGGGGGCATACGGAAACCTTGGACAACGCAGAGGGGATGGAGGGACAATGATCAGAACTGGTTTGAGACTAGCACTTGCAGTAGCCGTGATGCTGTCACTGGTACCCGCTGCCTATGCAGCGGACGATATGGCGAAAAAGCTCAATGACGTGCTTTCGAAAGGGCCCGCCGAAAAATTCTGGCAGGTCAAGCCGGACGAAGTCAACGAATGGATAAAAGCAAAGAAGACCGATTTCCTGATCGTGGATGTCAGGCCCAACCCGGCTGAGTACGGCCAGGGGCACATCCCGGGCGCTATTCAGATCACGGTCCAGGACATCCTGAAGCCCGAGAGCCTCAAGAAGCTTCCGAAGGACAAGAAACTGATCCTCGTCTGCGTTACCGGGCAGACCCAGAACCTGCCGGTGGTAGCGCTGAGAGCGCTCGGCTACAACGCACTCACTATGCAGTTCGGATATGCCGCCTGGATCAAGGACTACCAGGGCGCCAAGCTGATGCAGCAGGCGATACAGAATGCCGCAGCAAAGAATTATCCGCTGCAGAAGTAGCGCGACGGCGACCGGCAGCAGCAGAAAAGGGGAGGGTCGTCCGACTCTCCCCTTTTCTGCGCCTCTCAGCAGCGCCCGCCCCCGCCGTCGCTGATGCGGCATGCACAAGAGAGCCGATCACTTCCTGTACGTCGCCCTCCTGGCGCTCTGCGCATTCCCCTCGCTCTTCCTCCTCAGGGCACTCGACGACAACAGGCTCACCAGTTGGCAGTGGGTGTTCCAGACAGCCGATGCGGGGACGGTCTATCTCGCCCTCGTCGCCGGGATCACCGCTTCCTACCTGGCGTCGGGGACATCCCTCTTTGAGCGCCGGCCGGCCGTCTCTCTCTTCATTCTCTCCTTCACTGCAGCAGCGCTCTTCTGGACAACGCCTGAAACCATCGTCGACGCCGCACGGTATTTCTCCCAGGCAAAGCACCTCGAAGTCTACGGGACGGCCTCGTTTCTCGAGGAATGGGGCAAGGGCATCATGGCATGGACCGATCTTCCTCTCGTCCCTTTCCTCTACGGCCTGATATTCACGTTGTTCGGGGAGTCACGGCTCTTCATACAGATAGGGACGACCGCGCTCTTCTCGCTGACGGTCGTGCTCACCTATCTGGTAGGGAGGGACCTCTGGGACAGGACGGTCGGCCTCTATGCAGGGCTTCTGCTTCTCGGCATACCCTACCTCTTCTCCCAGGTACCGCTCATGCTCGTCGATGTCCCCGTCATGTTCTTCCTTATGCTTTCGGTCTTCACCTTTATCAGGGCCCTGAGCCGGGGTGGAACGGGCCTGCTCCTCGCCTCGTCCATCACCATCTTCCTCGCCTTTTACACCAAGTACTCTCTCTGGATCATGCTCTCCCTGCTGCCGGTCATACTCCTGGTGCGCCTCGCAGCGGCCCCGTCATCCTCTGCCGCTCGCGGAGGAGAGGGGGCGGAAGCGCTCCCGCAGGTGCAGAGGGGGCTCGTGCTCCGGAGGGCCGTCCTCATCGCTTCATTCGCTCTCCTCATGATAGGAACCTTTTATTGCTATAAAATGGACGTTTTCTCCGGGCAGCTCCAGCTCCTGATGCAGTACCAGCGGCCCGGGCTGAAGCGGTGGGGAGAGAGCTTCGCATCGACGTTTCTCTTCCAGACGCATCCCTTCATCACCGCCGCCGCCCTGTACTCCATGTACGCCGCCTTCAAGAAGAAGGATGTCAGCTATATAATCGCATGCTGGCTGCTCCTGCTCGTCGTCGGCATGCAGATAAGGAGAATACGCTACCTCATCATGGCATTCCCCATGCTCGCGCTCATGGCGTCGTACGGCCTGCGGGAAATCAGGGAGCGACGCCTTGCACACTTCATCGTATGGTGCGCCGTCGCCTCTTCGCTCGTCGTCGCCGGATGCGCGTACCTCCCGTTCCTGCACCGGATGAGCGCCGCAAACCTGAAAGATGCGGGGGAATTCCTGGACACCCTTGAAGCGAGGGCTGTCGATGTCTACACGCTGCCCGTGCTGCATTCGCCCGTCAATACGACCGTTGCCGTGCCCCTGCTCGACCTGTTTACCGCCAAAAGCATCAGGCATCTGCATGAGCCGGGCGAGAGCGCGCCGCCCGGCGATGTCGCGACATCGCCCCTGCGCTTCACCTGGGAGTATGTCCCTCCTCCCTTCTATTCGGAAACGCCGGGAGGGTCTGAACGGCAGGAAAAGGCCGGCGCGGTCGTCGTGATAGGAGAGGAGCCGGGACAGCTGCTGCCCGACCGCATCAAGCGAAGGACAGGAGAGCATCGCAAGGTGAAGGCGTTCGAACGGACGGAAAACATATTCCAGCACAGGACGGTCGTCACCGTCTATTACGATTGATGCGCACGCGCCCCTGGCCGCACCGAAGCGGCCGCTCTTCAAGCAGCCGCAAAACAACGACATCCCGTGCGCTCCGGCTTGCCTGTTGACTTCATCTTGCTTCGTCTGTTATAAAAAACTACAGGTATCAGATTACTTAGTTATCAGCTTATCTCTGTATAAGCCGAGCTTATACAGAGAGCGCTGAGACCCCGCAGCACTGACGGCAGACAACGATCACAACAAAGGAGGAAGGGAGGTGGAGGCGCTACCGACGAGGGGGATCATCGTCGAAGAGTCTTGCGTGTAAACAACACAAAATTTTCGAACAGAAGGGGGCCACAAGCATGGGAGGAGTGGATGCGAACGTCATAAACGGAAAAAGTTTAGGTGCCGCGGACACAGTGGAAAGGAAGAACACGGTATGGGCATTCCTTATTACCGGGGCGCTTATCGTGACCAGCTTCTTGTATTATTCGGTGAACCCCTATTATATGTATGTGGTCGTCTATATCTGGTTCGGGTTCGCGTACGGGATGATGCTGCAGTACGGCAGGTTCTGCTTTGCTTCAGCCTCTCGAGACCTTTTTGCCGCCGGTGTCCCGAGGATGGCGGTCGGCATTCTGGTGGCGCTGATCTTCTTCAGCATTATCCAGGCAATCCTCGCCTCGACCAACATGAGTACGTTTCATCCTGCACCGTTCGGGGTCCATACGTTGATTGCAGGATTGATATTCGGTGTCGGAATGGTTCTCTCGGGGGGGTGCGCATCGGGCTCCCTCTATAAAATCGGCGAAGGCAACGGCACCTCGTTTCTCGCCGCCTTCTTCGGCCTCTGCATAGGCCAGGCGATATTCGTGGATGTGAAGTGGTTCAATTTCCTCCTGCCCCAGAAGTGGATCGATGCCGCAGCCGCAAAGGGGCTTCCCGCCGACAAGATGACGTCGTCCTTCGACACCTATCTCGCCGGCTACGTGTGGGATCAGCCCACGGTCCAGTTGTCCCATACGAAGGCCATAGCGGAAGCCTTCCCCGGCATATGGAAGTATTTCATCGGCGACGCGTTCATCAATGCGCTTCTGCCGGCAGTCGTGCTGCTCGTCGTAATCTACTTCTTCTATATCAGGAAGGCCTTTATCAAGAAGCGGAAAAAAGCTAAGGGCAGCACCGGGCTAAGCGACGAGCTGTCCGGCATCTGGAACATGATCACCGCATCGAAACGGACGACCCTGATGGGCGTGGTCATCGGCATCGTTGCAGGACTCCACATCTTCGTCATGAAAGGGATGCAGATCAAGTACGGTATCACCAACTTTGGTCAGCTCCTGACGAAGATGGGGCATACGGGCGATGTCGGCGCCAGGGGGACGGTCTTCGACCCTACGTACTGGTACATTACCAGCCAGGAGGGACAGTTCGGCGCATGGGTGCTCGAGAAGTTCGGATGGAACATGCGCGACAACATATTTTTCGGCATCAATAACGGCCTCCCGGAGCCCTGGCGCAATCCCGCGCTCTGGATGTCGTTCGGCATCATCTTCGGCGCCATGGTGATGGCCCGCCTCAGCAATGAGTTCAAGTTCAAGCTTCCCAAGGGCGAGCTCATCGTCTGGGGACTGCTCGGGGGCATTCTGATGGGTATCGGGTCGCGTCCGGCCCTCGGCTGCAACATCGGCGCCTTCTTCATCAGAGTTGCAGGCGGCGACCCCAGCGGCTGGCTGTACGGCGTCGGCATGGTTGGCGGCGCCTTTGTCGGGGTCAAGTTCTTCAACTGGTGGTCCGAGAGGAAGATGGCGAAAGAAATGGAATCGTTTTAACGAGTGATAAAAAAAATAAAACAAGAAAAAAAGGAGGGAATTCGTCATGGCCATGAAATTCGAAAAAACAGGGGATAAAACGTATATGCTCGATGTGTGCGGGTATGTCTGTCCGCATCCGCAGATCTACTGCAAGAAATCGCTCGAGAAGATGGGCGAGGGCGAGATCGTCAACATGGTGCTCGACAATCCGTCATCCGTCGAGACCATCGCACAGATGTGCGACCAGGCGGGGCATGAAATACTGGAGCGGAAGACCGAGGGCGGCAAGATTTATCTCAAAATACAGAAGGGGTAAACGTCTCTTACGTTCACCAGTGAGGAGGGTCTATGAAGACACCGGCTATTGCGATAATCTGCATTGTTGTAGCGATTCTCGGCTTCCTGACTGTCTACAGCCAGCAGCATGACATGGCTGCCAACGTATCACAGGGGCATGGTGCAGCAGGCGGATACGGAGCAGCGCCTGCGGCAGGCGGGTACGGGGCAGCACCTGCAGCAGGCGGATACGGGGCAGCACCTGCAGCAGGCGGGTACGGAGCAGCACCTGCAGCAGGCGGGTACGGAGCACCGGCGCCTACAGCCGGCGGATATGGGGCACCGGCGGCGCCTGCGGCAGCGGGCGGCTATGGCAAATAGATACGGTTCAACGGAGATCAGGTGGCTGAATGGATAAGATATTGATTGCGGTAGACGATACGAAGGGCATAAAAAAGGCCTTTCCGCTGTGCGGCAATATATGTACCAAGATGAACCCTGAAAGTGTCGTGCTGGTGTATGTAGAAAAATTCGAAGGCAGGTCGCTCATCGACGAAATGCTCGGCGATGCAGAGCTGTCGACGCTGAAGGAGGCGCTCGAAGGGACGGAGTATCAGGAAGCGCTGGATAGAAAAGCGCAGGGCATCCTCGATTATTACCAGAAGGCCCTGGAGAAGAGAGGAGTAAACGGGATCAAGACGGTAGTAAGGAAGGGGCATCCCGCCGAGGAGATCCTCAAGACCGCGAAGAAAGAGAAGGTTGGTATGATCATCGTCGGCTCACGGGGCAGGAGGGCATCCCACCTCTTCATGGGGAGCGTCAGCAGAGAGGTTGCCAATAACGCCGATGTTCCCGTGCTTATCGTGAGGTAACGCGCAGTGCTCCATCAGCCCTGCATGCCCTGCAGGGCTGATGGAAGCGGTTTTATGCAGAGCACCTGCATTTCCCGAGCATCTCCTCCCCGACGGGCAATAACGGAACCAACAGAAAGAGCATAGTGGTTAACGGTAACTACCATAGCGTCGTACTGGGAGGAGGGCTCACCGGCCTTGCCGCCGGATACGTGCTTTCCGGAGCAGGGTGCGCAGTCGGGCTTTTCGAGCAGGACGACACGGTCGGGGGGCTCTCAAAGACCGTGGTCAGAGGCGGTTTCCGCTTCGACCTGGGCGGCCATCGGTTCTTCAGCAAAGACGAGACGATAGACCGCTTTGTGCGTGACCTCATGCAGGGCGAGCTGGTCCTCGTGCCGCGCAAGAGCAAGATATACCTGAGGGGGAAATATTTCGACTATCCCCTCAAGGCCCTCAACGCCATGTTCGGGATGGGGATCGCGACAACGGCGAAGATCATCGCCGACTACCTCGGCGAGCGGATCAGGCATACCGTCAAGGAGACCGAAAAGCTCTCGCTCGAAGACTGGGTGGTGAGCCACTTCGGCCGCACCATGTTCGATATCTATTTCAAGGAGTACAGCGAGAAGGTCTGGGGCATCGACTGCAAGCGCATCAGCGTCGATTGGGTGGCACAGCGCATTCGCGGCCTCTCCCTCGCCGCCGCGATCAAGAACGCCGTCTTCAAATTCAGCGGCAGGGACATCCCCTCGCTCGTCGATCAGTTCATCTATCCCGAGCTGGGCATCGGCCGCATTGCGGACCGCCTGAAAGAGGAGATAGAGAAGAGGAGCACCGTCACGACAGGGGCTCGGGTGGAGCGCGTCCTCCATACCGGCGCGTGCGTCGAAGCAGTCGAAGTGCGCACGCCGGGAGGGTGGCAGCTGATCGAGGGCGAGGAATT
Protein-coding sequences here:
- the extJ gene encoding selenite/tellurite reduction operon protein ExtJ, which gives rise to MKLKSILVLLVAIVFTLGVVGLAFAADVKGKVTKVEGSKVTVKTADGKETTVEVKNPKEAKVGQDVEIKGDKVQKKAVTGGY
- a CDS encoding universal stress protein; protein product: MDKILIAVDDTKGIKKAFPLCGNICTKMNPESVVLVYVEKFEGRSLIDEMLGDAELSTLKEALEGTEYQEALDRKAQGILDYYQKALEKRGVNGIKTVVRKGHPAEEILKTAKKEKVGMIIVGSRGRRASHLFMGSVSREVANNADVPVLIVR
- a CDS encoding FAD-dependent oxidoreductase gives rise to the protein MVNGNYHSVVLGGGLTGLAAGYVLSGAGCAVGLFEQDDTVGGLSKTVVRGGFRFDLGGHRFFSKDETIDRFVRDLMQGELVLVPRKSKIYLRGKYFDYPLKALNAMFGMGIATTAKIIADYLGERIRHTVKETEKLSLEDWVVSHFGRTMFDIYFKEYSEKVWGIDCKRISVDWVAQRIRGLSLAAAIKNAVFKFSGRDIPSLVDQFIYPELGIGRIADRLKEEIEKRSTVTTGARVERVLHTGACVEAVEVRTPGGWQLIEGEEFISSIPLPQLVRILDPAPPADVIRAASELKFRDLVVVALMIDRKRVTDLTWLYIPEQKIPFGRIHEPTNWSEKMAPPGKTVLVMEFFCFKGDRIWNETDERLIALSAEHLERLGFITRKDVIDGMVVRAPKAYPLFEIGYAERSAVLYDYLGRFENLHIAGRVGKFRYYNMDHAIASGMEAAEQALKHSAADAPAAKRKNGKRPLPAAGPGKCAAH
- a CDS encoding universal stress protein; its protein translation is MKKVLIAVDGTNDSKAILSVFRNLVRPPEKIVLLHVNQLEGNSMMIDMLSDSEVETLKESVKGTEHLDKLNRRAERILTHYKKELEHGGLISIKTVVRDGRPADEILSVAEEEGADLIVVGCSGKSRLQKLVTGCASRDIEKNAKVPVLVAKGNGCGDHAHVWRESYAVQ
- a CDS encoding YeeE/YedE family protein; the encoded protein is MQFSSILSVLTAIALGGALGFILQRGRFCLNSAFRDIVFIKDYTLFRAYLLSLVIAIIGTNLLEDAGLLMAFDPETSEFVTVSLMRQRFVPIANIIGGFLFGIGIVLAGGCASGIVYRLGEGQVAALVATIGFFFGVVMTLEGMLNPLYAYLKSFSIDVSGVANPALWDLFGGGPLAKWGTIGVLSVAMLAFVLTGKPFLKNKAKGYSWTLTGILIGVLTISAWWISSYFGGVPRGLAITTPIRELFNAVLYKSSHSPFPEFSFLGIFTGTWGVFFIFAVPLGALVSSVGLKEFKWKIPTAQELLTVFFGSILMGIGAVIAGGCNLGHGVTGFSTLSVSSIVSIIAIILGNWTMVYFKFIKPMNE
- a CDS encoding rhodanese-like domain-containing protein, coding for MIRTGLRLALAVAVMLSLVPAAYAADDMAKKLNDVLSKGPAEKFWQVKPDEVNEWIKAKKTDFLIVDVRPNPAEYGQGHIPGAIQITVQDILKPESLKKLPKDKKLILVCVTGQTQNLPVVALRALGYNALTMQFGYAAWIKDYQGAKLMQQAIQNAAAKNYPLQK
- a CDS encoding sulfurtransferase TusA family protein produces the protein MAMKFEKTGDKTYMLDVCGYVCPHPQIYCKKSLEKMGEGEIVNMVLDNPSSVETIAQMCDQAGHEILERKTEGGKIYLKIQKG
- a CDS encoding sigma 54-interacting transcriptional regulator codes for the protein MIEELLKDPKFLHEVFETMRDGLMVVDIEGNILFFNRAAEEITGYRREEVAGKPCIILDSDTCVVLTESGRKKSCGLFTKGAVCNKRCRIRSGDGRAVYLLKNAVVLRNEAGEIVGAVETMTDITSLYLKELELEELKQELREEYWFMGLLGKSTPMQKLFEQIRNAAMSEAPVLITGESGSGKNLVAHAIHKLSRRKDGPFIAMNCGALNAHLLESELFGHKKGSFTGAINDRTGRFEAADNGSIFLDEIGDMPKIMQVKLLRVLEEKVVERVGEHTPVPVNIRLISATNKDLHGLASNDEFREDLLYRVNSIIIKVPPLRERVEDIPIIVAHYLRKISYINNKTIRRVNPAAMDIIENYTWPGNVRQLINALEHCAITCKGDAVNVSDLPDYVFHERKADEGEQSVDGERIRSVLAQFRGNKTLTAKHLGISRVTLWKRLKELGIQ
- a CDS encoding glycosyltransferase family 39 protein; the encoded protein is MHKRADHFLYVALLALCAFPSLFLLRALDDNRLTSWQWVFQTADAGTVYLALVAGITASYLASGTSLFERRPAVSLFILSFTAAALFWTTPETIVDAARYFSQAKHLEVYGTASFLEEWGKGIMAWTDLPLVPFLYGLIFTLFGESRLFIQIGTTALFSLTVVLTYLVGRDLWDRTVGLYAGLLLLGIPYLFSQVPLMLVDVPVMFFLMLSVFTFIRALSRGGTGLLLASSITIFLAFYTKYSLWIMLSLLPVILLVRLAAAPSSSAARGGEGAEALPQVQRGLVLRRAVLIASFALLMIGTFYCYKMDVFSGQLQLLMQYQRPGLKRWGESFASTFLFQTHPFITAAALYSMYAAFKKKDVSYIIACWLLLLVVGMQIRRIRYLIMAFPMLALMASYGLREIRERRLAHFIVWCAVASSLVVAGCAYLPFLHRMSAANLKDAGEFLDTLEARAVDVYTLPVLHSPVNTTVAVPLLDLFTAKSIRHLHEPGESAPPGDVATSPLRFTWEYVPPPFYSETPGGSERQEKAGAVVVIGEEPGQLLPDRIKRRTGEHRKVKAFERTENIFQHRTVVTVYYD
- a CDS encoding YeeE/YedE family protein, which encodes MERKNTVWAFLITGALIVTSFLYYSVNPYYMYVVVYIWFGFAYGMMLQYGRFCFASASRDLFAAGVPRMAVGILVALIFFSIIQAILASTNMSTFHPAPFGVHTLIAGLIFGVGMVLSGGCASGSLYKIGEGNGTSFLAAFFGLCIGQAIFVDVKWFNFLLPQKWIDAAAAKGLPADKMTSSFDTYLAGYVWDQPTVQLSHTKAIAEAFPGIWKYFIGDAFINALLPAVVLLVVIYFFYIRKAFIKKRKKAKGSTGLSDELSGIWNMITASKRTTLMGVVIGIVAGLHIFVMKGMQIKYGITNFGQLLTKMGHTGDVGARGTVFDPTYWYITSQEGQFGAWVLEKFGWNMRDNIFFGINNGLPEPWRNPALWMSFGIIFGAMVMARLSNEFKFKLPKGELIVWGLLGGILMGIGSRPALGCNIGAFFIRVAGGDPSGWLYGVGMVGGAFVGVKFFNWWSERKMAKEMESF